In Pseudemcibacter aquimaris, the sequence GGCGCGAACACGAAAAAAGAGAAAAAAGAAAAACCAGCCAAGCCACCCAAAAAGGCCGATGACGTTCATCTTAAAAAATTAAAAACCGAGCTTGATGCCACAGAAACAGAAGTCGAGAGATTAACGGCTGAGATTAAAAAATATAATCGCGCGCTGAATAATCCAAAACTTTATGATCAAGCCGACCCAAATGCCGCAAAAGCATTACAAAAATTCACAAAAGAAAAAGCCGACCTTGAGAAAGCGTTAGAAATAGCAGAAGAGCGTTGGATGGAACTTGAGGATAAAATCAACGCGTAGCAAAAAATGTTAAAAGCGCATCATCCATCAATGGCCGCCAATTTTCCCAGACGTGATCCTTATTCACCTGAATATAGTTTAAATCATATCCTTTTTCATCAAGCTGTCTTTTAAAGCGGCGCACCGCGCGTCTGTTATCGTTTTCATTGCCGACGCTCATGAACATTTTAAGGGGTAAATGATCCGCTTTTTTATATTCTTCGGTCAGCAATTTTAAGAAATAGCTATTGGCCGGTGAATGCATGGAAATGCCGGAAAATGTGCCATATGCCATAAGTCCGAAACAGGCCGCATTGAAACCACCAAATGAAACACCCTGAATAACACGGTCATCACGGGACTGACTGACCGGATAATTTTGTTCGATTTGCTTTACAAGTTCCGTGACATAAAAGCGTGCATAATTTTCATTGCACCATAGCTCGTCCTTGCGTCTGTTGATTTTAAGATTATCGGGATCACGGGCATCAACAAAAACAGCAACAACCGGCTTCATTTTTCCAGCGGCGATTAATCGGTCCAGTACTTTTACCATGCGGCCATGTTTGATGTAATCATGGCCATCGGTGACATAAATGCTTGGAATGTCATTTAAGTTTTCAATATTTTCTGGGGTATAAACACGGTATTGAATATCATATCCCAGCACATCGCTACTGATACGGAAATTGTCGCTTAAATGCCCCGCGGCAAAAGCGTACGTTTGAAAAAGAAAATATATCAGAAAGTATCTAAACATGGATGCATAGTATCAAATGATGATGCATCCATGAAATAACATTTAAGTGAAGTTATGCGAGAATTAT encodes:
- a CDS encoding alpha/beta hydrolase, translated to MFRYFLIYFLFQTYAFAAGHLSDNFRISSDVLGYDIQYRVYTPENIENLNDIPSIYVTDGHDYIKHGRMVKVLDRLIAAGKMKPVVAVFVDARDPDNLKINRRKDELWCNENYARFYVTELVKQIEQNYPVSQSRDDRVIQGVSFGGFNAACFGLMAYGTFSGISMHSPANSYFLKLLTEEYKKADHLPLKMFMSVGNENDNRRAVRRFKRQLDEKGYDLNYIQVNKDHVWENWRPLMDDALLTFFATR